The proteins below are encoded in one region of Aestuariivirga litoralis:
- the hemC gene encoding hydroxymethylbilane synthase, whose protein sequence is MTEQRLKIGTRGSPLALAQAHETRSRLMTALGRKAEDFDIVVIKTTGDMVRDRPLSEIGGKGLFTKELEDALLSGAIDLAVHSLKDMPSALPEGLEIVSVLPREDVRDAFISVKWPRLMALPQGARLGSSSVRRTAQALRLRPDLVPVQFRGNVETRLQKLKDGVAEATFLAVAGLKRLGLGSMITTLIGTDEMLPCVAQGAIGIEINSARAEMRDLVAKINHEPSQFAVDCERAFMAALDGSCRTPIAGHAVIKNGEIHFRGEALTLDGKHHFPVEAKGAVADRARIGREAGEDVKKRGGALIAY, encoded by the coding sequence ATGACGGAACAAAGATTGAAAATTGGCACGCGCGGCTCTCCGCTGGCCCTGGCACAGGCGCATGAGACGCGGTCGCGGCTGATGACGGCGCTGGGCCGCAAGGCCGAAGATTTCGACATCGTGGTGATCAAGACCACCGGTGACATGGTACGCGACAGGCCGCTTTCGGAAATCGGCGGCAAGGGGCTGTTCACCAAGGAGTTGGAAGATGCCCTGCTTTCGGGTGCGATTGATCTCGCGGTGCATTCACTCAAAGACATGCCTTCGGCTTTGCCAGAGGGGTTGGAGATTGTCTCAGTGCTGCCGCGCGAAGATGTGCGCGATGCCTTTATCAGCGTGAAGTGGCCAAGGCTCATGGCTTTGCCACAGGGCGCAAGACTTGGGTCCTCATCGGTGCGGCGCACGGCACAGGCGCTCCGCTTGCGGCCTGATCTGGTGCCCGTGCAGTTTCGTGGCAATGTGGAAACACGGTTGCAGAAATTGAAAGACGGCGTGGCTGAAGCTACTTTTCTCGCCGTGGCCGGCCTGAAGCGTTTGGGCCTGGGCAGCATGATCACGACACTCATCGGCACCGATGAAATGCTGCCTTGCGTGGCGCAGGGTGCAATTGGCATCGAGATCAATTCTGCACGGGCTGAGATGCGAGACCTGGTGGCTAAGATCAATCATGAGCCCTCGCAGTTTGCAGTGGATTGCGAACGGGCCTTCATGGCGGCTCTTGATGGATCTTGCCGCACACCGATTGCCGGGCATGCTGTGATCAAGAATGGAGAGATTCATTTCCGCGGTGAGGCGCTGACGCTGGATGGAAAGCATCATTTCCCGGTGGAAGCGAAAGGTGCTGTTGCCGACCGGGCAAGGATCGGACGCGAGGCAGGCGAGGATGTGAAAAAACGTGGCGGGGCTCTCATTGCCTATTAA
- a CDS encoding uroporphyrinogen-III synthase — protein sequence MKIIITRPRMDAAPLAETLRIKGHQPVIAPLIEIVPRAQVVVPNLPYQALCVTSANGIRCLEAEVSRDLPVYAVGAQSAYAAEACGFVHVEAHGGDVIGLTTFLTRKLDPAKGPLLYISGAETSGDLQGQLQKAGFTVSRVITYDAVPQKLDAIRGEIAGADGVMLYSPRSAKLWRAELFRLNLGEQGGRLMHYCLSPQIAAQLAENWPRKIAASPVESDLIGLLDLATKAE from the coding sequence ATGAAAATCATCATCACGCGGCCACGCATGGATGCAGCACCGCTGGCGGAAACGCTGCGTATAAAAGGGCACCAGCCGGTGATTGCGCCACTGATTGAAATTGTGCCGCGTGCGCAGGTTGTCGTTCCGAATCTTCCCTATCAGGCTCTTTGCGTGACGAGCGCCAATGGCATCCGCTGCCTGGAAGCTGAAGTTTCGCGTGACCTTCCTGTCTATGCGGTGGGTGCGCAATCTGCGTACGCCGCCGAAGCCTGCGGCTTCGTCCATGTGGAGGCGCACGGTGGCGACGTTATTGGATTGACCACTTTTCTGACCCGTAAGCTTGACCCGGCGAAGGGGCCGCTGCTTTACATTTCAGGCGCTGAAACGTCCGGCGATTTGCAAGGGCAATTGCAGAAGGCGGGTTTCACTGTCAGCCGCGTCATCACCTATGATGCCGTGCCGCAAAAACTCGATGCTATCCGCGGTGAAATTGCGGGTGCCGATGGAGTAATGCTCTATTCGCCGCGCAGTGCCAAACTGTGGCGGGCCGAATTGTTCCGCCTCAATCTCGGGGAGCAAGGCGGGCGGCTGATGCATTATTGCCTCTCGCCGCAGATTGCCGCACAACTGGCTGAAAACTGGCCCCGCAAAATCGCCGCTTCGCCGGTGGAAAGTGATTTGATCGGCTTGCTTGATCTCGCCACCAAAGCAGAATAG
- a CDS encoding heme biosynthesis protein HemY — MLTLLWRLALLVAAGLGIMWLADRPGTVNILWLGKEIHLSVLMGLIIIVVSFAAIYVVLRIINRIWRVPSDVRGSLRERKTRKAYESLSRGIIAAGAGDAQAAQRHAALAGDTLHGNPLVKLLGAQAAQLRGDRDEVRRVFETMTGHSDTELLGLRGLFAHARDNGDWHAARLHAEAAHAKNNRLPWASAAVLQSLLAHKDFEAAARNVAQQGKSGLMTKAEAARKQAALLTAAALAVEDSNKPHALELAASAHGLDMSLVPAAALLARLQSAGGHPRKAWKVLRSTYALSPHRELAAVVAHLHDDEPEKQYERVRDLTSAEPSSLEGRYALAQAAVAADRHQAAREILAPLLDNQPPAGICALMAEVEDAAGEAVKSHSWLTRALAAPRDPVWVSDGVASARWVAVSPVTGEIVPAEWKAPFEQPVQAKLGFHPRVDSAAKSPAGAPTPTAALPRPPDDPGVEQSS, encoded by the coding sequence ATGCTGACTTTGCTGTGGCGTTTGGCACTTCTGGTGGCGGCCGGCCTCGGCATTATGTGGCTGGCGGACCGGCCCGGCACGGTGAACATTCTCTGGCTGGGCAAAGAGATTCATCTCTCGGTGCTGATGGGGCTGATCATCATCGTTGTATCGTTCGCGGCGATCTATGTTGTGTTACGTATCATCAACCGGATCTGGCGCGTGCCGTCGGACGTGCGCGGCAGCCTGCGTGAACGCAAGACCAGGAAGGCTTATGAGTCACTTTCGCGCGGCATCATTGCTGCAGGTGCTGGTGATGCGCAGGCCGCCCAACGCCATGCGGCGCTGGCCGGCGATACGCTGCATGGAAATCCGCTGGTCAAGCTGCTGGGCGCGCAAGCGGCTCAGCTGCGCGGTGACCGCGATGAAGTGCGCCGCGTGTTCGAGACCATGACCGGCCATTCCGATACCGAGCTTCTCGGCCTGCGCGGGCTGTTCGCCCATGCACGCGACAATGGTGATTGGCATGCCGCACGCCTGCATGCCGAAGCGGCTCATGCCAAGAACAACCGCTTGCCCTGGGCTTCGGCTGCGGTATTGCAATCGCTGCTGGCGCATAAGGATTTTGAAGCTGCGGCGCGTAACGTGGCGCAACAAGGCAAATCCGGCCTGATGACCAAGGCCGAAGCCGCGCGCAAGCAGGCCGCACTTCTCACAGCCGCCGCACTCGCAGTGGAAGACAGCAACAAGCCGCATGCGCTGGAGCTTGCCGCATCGGCGCATGGCTTGGACATGAGCCTGGTTCCCGCCGCCGCTTTGCTGGCGCGCCTGCAATCGGCTGGCGGCCACCCGCGCAAGGCCTGGAAAGTTTTGCGCAGCACTTACGCGCTTTCGCCGCACCGTGAACTTGCCGCTGTGGTGGCGCATCTGCATGACGACGAGCCAGAGAAGCAATATGAGCGCGTTCGCGACCTGACGAGTGCCGAGCCCTCCTCGCTGGAAGGGCGTTATGCGCTGGCCCAGGCAGCCGTGGCGGCCGACCGCCATCAGGCCGCCCGCGAAATCCTCGCCCCGCTTTTGGACAACCAGCCTCCTGCTGGCATTTGTGCCCTCATGGCGGAAGTTGAAGATGCCGCTGGTGAGGCTGTCAAAAGCCATTCCTGGCTGACGCGCGCTCTGGCTGCGCCACGTGATCCCGTCTGGGTTTCTGATGGCGTGGCATCGGCACGCTGGGTGGCAGTTTCCCCCGTCACCGGCGAAATTGTTCCAGCGGAATGGAAAGCGCCGTTTGAGCAGCCGGTCCAGGCCAAGCTGGGCTTTCATCCGCGCGTTGATTCCGCAGCAAAATCTCCTGCTGGAGCACCTACACCCACCGCTGCCCTGCCCCGCCCGCCGGATGACCCTGGCGTTGAGCAAAGCAGTTGA
- a CDS encoding efflux RND transporter periplasmic adaptor subunit — protein MAKQEIREVNKPLVENSPVQKRKPSTWKRMLLMLLILLVLIAGIAFGFYRHIQTLIASAPKPTPATVSSIVAQPSDWQPVITSVGSLSAVQGVDVASQVSGTVESVPVKSGGTVKTGDELVQLNIEPDKAQLASLVAAADLSSKTLKRDQDLLSTRTTSQAVVDADAADLKSKNALVAQAQALIDQKTIKAPFAGDLGIVQVNVGQYLSPGTVIVTLQDLSAMNADFLVPQDKVGNLSVGLPVNVSADAQPDKPFMGKITAIMPKIDVNTRNVTVRATIENPDKLLLPGMFVRVSVDVGKPAQLVTLPLTSVTYNSYGATVFVLTAGADGKSKTAKQVFVTTGQTRGDQVAVLKGIDAGQEVVTAGALKLKTGADVVVDNTVQPPNDANPAPQEK, from the coding sequence ATGGCGAAGCAAGAAATCCGTGAAGTGAACAAGCCTCTGGTGGAGAATTCTCCCGTGCAGAAACGCAAGCCTTCCACCTGGAAGCGCATGCTGTTGATGCTGCTGATCCTGCTGGTGCTGATCGCGGGCATTGCCTTTGGGTTTTATCGCCATATCCAGACGCTGATCGCCTCAGCGCCCAAGCCCACGCCAGCGACGGTTTCGAGCATCGTAGCCCAGCCATCGGATTGGCAACCGGTGATCACTTCTGTGGGCAGCCTTTCGGCGGTGCAGGGTGTCGACGTGGCCAGCCAGGTTTCTGGAACCGTCGAGTCCGTGCCGGTGAAATCCGGCGGCACGGTCAAGACTGGTGATGAGTTGGTGCAGCTCAATATCGAGCCCGACAAGGCACAGTTGGCGTCGCTGGTGGCGGCCGCCGATCTCTCTTCCAAGACGCTGAAGCGCGATCAGGACTTGCTGTCCACCCGCACGACCAGCCAGGCGGTTGTGGATGCTGATGCGGCGGACCTGAAAAGCAAGAATGCCTTGGTCGCGCAAGCTCAAGCGCTGATCGACCAGAAGACCATCAAGGCGCCCTTCGCCGGTGATCTTGGAATCGTGCAAGTGAATGTGGGGCAATATCTTTCGCCCGGCACAGTGATCGTGACGCTGCAGGATCTGAGTGCGATGAATGCCGACTTCCTGGTACCGCAGGACAAGGTGGGCAACCTCTCGGTGGGCCTGCCGGTCAATGTCAGTGCTGATGCGCAGCCGGACAAGCCCTTCATGGGAAAGATCACGGCCATCATGCCGAAGATCGATGTGAACACCCGCAACGTCACCGTGCGCGCGACGATTGAAAATCCGGACAAACTTTTGCTGCCGGGCATGTTCGTGCGCGTTTCGGTAGATGTGGGCAAGCCGGCCCAGCTGGTAACGCTGCCGCTGACCTCCGTGACTTACAATTCCTATGGCGCCACCGTATTTGTGCTGACGGCGGGTGCTGATGGCAAATCCAAGACCGCCAAGCAGGTGTTCGTGACCACCGGCCAGACACGCGGGGATCAGGTCGCCGTATTGAAGGGAATCGACGCCGGACAGGAAGTGGTGACGGCCGGCGCGCTCAAGTTGAAGACTGGGGCCGACGTGGTGGTGGATAATACTGTTCAGCCGCCCAATGACGCAAATCCTGCGCCGCAGGAAAAGTGA
- a CDS encoding efflux RND transporter permease subunit, with translation MNFTDIFIKRPVLAMVISLFFVVLGLRSMTSLPINQYPQSQSAVVTVATAYPGADAATIAGFITQPLEASIAQAQGIDYLSSSSSSSVSTITATLRLNYDADRALTQISTQVNAVKNQLPAAAQAPTITVATGQTTDAMYLGFYSDTLPTNDVTDYLVRVVVPQLNAVSGVQAAEVLGGRVFALRAWLDPDRMAGHGVTASEVSAALASNNYLAALGQSKGNMVTVPLTASTDLHSVDDFNKLVIKQNGASVVRLEDVATVVLGSQNYDLNVAFSGVRSVFIGIKVAPEANILNVAAGVTKAFPNITGQLPTGLTGKIVYDSTEFIKSSIYEVIKTLGEALLIVTVVIFLFLGSFRAIVVPLIAMPLSLIGTFFVMQLLGYSINLLTLLAMVLAIGLVVDDAIIVVENVDRHMKEEGKSPMQSALLAARELGGPILAMTTVLIAVYLPIGFQGGLTGTLFVEFAFSLAGAVTISGIVALTLSPMMCSRIFSPSQDSGWMARHIDAIFERVKHGYERLLGSLLQTYSVLIVMAGVLIVLLVAMFQMSQSELAPNEDQGIVVGIMTGPPTATADQMQIYSTQSYDVAKNVPEYSQMFQITGFPTAHGGFAGVILKPYAERTRSAAEVQGDLQAGWSKIAGANIAAFQFPPLPGASGLPVQFVITTTQPFQNLDGVVQAVLQKARADNKFYFVDSDLKIDLPQANLVVDNDKLASLGLSKQQVAAALGTALGGGYVNYFTIDGRAYQVIPQVLQVNRLNPSDVLDLYIPTSKGPVTVGTIAHLEHSVVPESISHFQQLNSATISGVAAGAQGATLDYLRQTLAEVAPTGFSADYAGQSRQYQQESGGFLITMALSVIIVFLALSALFESFRDPIVILISVPLALFGAVVFIFLGFSTINIYTEVGIVTLMGLISKHGILIVEFANAARAEGMSKLEAIQHAAATRLRPILMTTAAMVFGVVPLVVAGGAGAAGRHAMGLVIFTGMSIGTLFTLFVVPAMYLLLASRTYRAAGVVDEEAQQQPA, from the coding sequence ATGAATTTCACCGACATCTTTATCAAACGACCCGTCCTCGCGATGGTGATCAGCCTGTTCTTTGTGGTGCTGGGCCTGCGCTCGATGACCAGCCTGCCGATCAACCAATACCCACAGTCGCAATCCGCCGTGGTGACGGTGGCAACGGCCTATCCGGGTGCTGATGCCGCCACCATTGCGGGCTTCATCACGCAACCGCTGGAAGCCTCGATCGCGCAGGCGCAGGGCATTGATTATCTGTCGTCCTCCAGCTCAAGCTCGGTTTCGACCATCACCGCAACGCTGCGTCTGAATTATGATGCCGACCGCGCGCTGACGCAGATTTCCACGCAAGTGAATGCTGTCAAGAACCAACTCCCTGCCGCCGCGCAGGCGCCGACTATTACGGTGGCCACCGGGCAGACCACTGATGCCATGTATCTGGGCTTCTACAGCGACACGCTGCCCACCAATGACGTGACCGACTATCTGGTGCGCGTGGTGGTGCCGCAGCTCAATGCCGTTTCCGGCGTGCAAGCCGCGGAAGTGTTGGGCGGACGCGTGTTCGCGCTGCGCGCCTGGCTGGACCCTGACCGGATGGCCGGCCACGGGGTGACAGCCAGTGAAGTGAGCGCTGCTCTGGCCAGCAACAATTACCTTGCGGCTTTGGGCCAGAGCAAAGGAAACATGGTCACTGTGCCGCTCACGGCGTCCACTGATCTCCACTCGGTTGATGATTTCAACAAGCTGGTCATCAAGCAGAATGGCGCATCGGTGGTGCGGCTTGAGGATGTAGCGACCGTTGTGCTGGGTTCGCAGAATTATGATTTGAACGTGGCCTTCAGCGGCGTGCGCTCAGTGTTCATCGGCATCAAGGTGGCGCCGGAAGCTAACATTCTGAATGTGGCAGCAGGCGTGACCAAGGCGTTCCCGAACATCACCGGGCAATTGCCGACCGGGCTGACTGGCAAGATCGTTTACGATTCCACCGAGTTCATCAAGTCGTCGATTTATGAAGTGATCAAGACGCTGGGCGAAGCACTGCTGATCGTAACCGTAGTGATCTTCCTGTTCCTCGGCTCGTTCCGCGCCATCGTGGTGCCGCTGATCGCGATGCCGCTCTCACTGATCGGCACGTTCTTCGTGATGCAGCTTCTCGGGTACTCGATCAACCTGCTGACGCTGCTGGCCATGGTTCTTGCCATCGGCCTTGTGGTCGATGACGCCATCATTGTCGTCGAAAACGTTGATCGGCATATGAAGGAAGAGGGCAAGTCGCCGATGCAATCGGCCTTACTGGCGGCGCGTGAACTGGGCGGGCCCATTCTGGCCATGACCACGGTGCTGATCGCGGTTTATCTGCCGATTGGCTTTCAGGGCGGTTTGACCGGCACGCTGTTTGTGGAATTCGCCTTTTCTCTGGCGGGTGCCGTGACCATTTCCGGCATCGTGGCGCTCACGCTTTCGCCGATGATGTGCTCGCGCATCTTCAGCCCGTCGCAGGATTCGGGCTGGATGGCCCGGCATATCGATGCCATTTTTGAGCGCGTAAAGCATGGCTATGAGCGCTTGCTGGGCAGCCTTTTGCAAACCTATTCAGTTTTGATCGTGATGGCTGGGGTGCTGATCGTGCTGCTGGTAGCCATGTTCCAAATGTCGCAATCCGAACTGGCACCCAATGAAGACCAAGGCATCGTGGTGGGAATCATGACCGGGCCTCCGACGGCAACTGCAGACCAAATGCAGATTTATTCGACGCAATCCTATGATGTTGCCAAGAATGTGCCGGAATATAGCCAGATGTTCCAGATCACCGGCTTTCCCACCGCGCATGGTGGCTTTGCCGGCGTGATCCTGAAGCCCTATGCCGAACGCACGCGCAGTGCCGCCGAGGTGCAAGGCGACCTGCAGGCTGGCTGGAGCAAGATTGCCGGCGCCAATATTGCGGCCTTCCAATTCCCACCGCTGCCCGGCGCTTCGGGCCTGCCGGTGCAATTCGTCATCACTACCACACAGCCGTTCCAGAATCTGGATGGCGTGGTACAGGCGGTGCTGCAGAAGGCACGCGCCGACAATAAATTCTACTTCGTGGATTCCGACCTGAAGATCGATCTGCCGCAGGCCAATCTGGTGGTGGACAATGACAAGCTGGCTTCGCTGGGCCTCAGCAAACAGCAAGTGGCGGCGGCGTTGGGTACGGCGCTGGGCGGCGGTTATGTGAACTACTTCACCATAGACGGGCGCGCCTATCAGGTGATCCCGCAGGTGCTGCAGGTGAACCGCCTGAACCCTTCTGATGTGCTAGATCTTTACATCCCGACGTCGAAAGGCCCTGTCACAGTGGGCACCATCGCGCATCTCGAACACAGCGTGGTTCCCGAATCGATTTCGCATTTCCAGCAGCTCAACTCGGCTACCATTTCCGGTGTTGCCGCGGGTGCACAGGGCGCAACGTTGGATTACTTGCGCCAGACCTTGGCGGAGGTGGCACCCACCGGTTTCTCGGCTGACTATGCCGGGCAGTCGCGCCAGTACCAGCAGGAGTCAGGTGGCTTCCTGATCACCATGGCGCTGTCGGTCATCATCGTTTTCCTGGCGCTGTCGGCTTTGTTTGAAAGCTTCCGCGACCCCATCGTGATCCTTATCTCGGTGCCCTTGGCGCTGTTTGGCGCGGTGGTGTTCATCTTCCTCGGCTTCTCGACGATCAACATCTATACCGAGGTCGGCATCGTGACGTTGATGGGACTGATCTCGAAACACGGTATTCTCATTGTGGAATTTGCCAATGCGGCACGCGCCGAAGGCATGTCGAAGCTTGAGGCCATTCAACACGCGGCGGCGACGCGCCTGCGCCCCATCCTGATGACGACCGCCGCCATGGTGTTCGGCGTGGTGCCGCTGGTGGTGGCTGGTGGTGCCGGTGCAGCGGGGCGCCATGCGATGGGCCTGGTGATTTTCACCGGCATGTCGATCGGCACGTTGTTCACTTTGTTCGTGGTTCCGGCGATGTATCTGCTGCTGGCATCGCGCACTTACCGGGCCGCGGGGGTGGTCGATGAAGAGGCCCAGCAACAACCCGCCTGA
- a CDS encoding ABC transporter substrate-binding protein, protein MTNITRRTALFSALALAVAGSTAAKAELPKLAKKDKYKVGFAQTESNNPWRLAQTASMKAEAEKLGWQLVYTDAAGSAAKQVADVNSMIAQGVDAIFLSPREEKPLIPAVMAAKKAGIPLFLIDRGVDATLAKAGEDYVTFIGSDFLLEGKTAGEALVKLTGGKGTIIELEGSTGSSPANDRKKGFDEVIAKNPGMKIVASQSGDFARDKGRQVAEALLQAHPEANIVYAHNDEMAIGAIAAIEAAGKVPGKDITVVSIDGEKDALQMIIDGKMAFTVECNPKFGPAAYAAAQKYAAGETLPANMTNTDRFFDISNAAASMADSY, encoded by the coding sequence ATGACCAATATTACCCGTCGGACAGCCTTGTTCTCAGCCCTGGCCCTGGCCGTTGCTGGTTCAACCGCTGCCAAGGCCGAGCTGCCGAAGCTGGCCAAAAAAGACAAGTACAAGGTCGGCTTTGCCCAGACCGAAAGCAACAATCCATGGCGTCTGGCCCAAACCGCCAGCATGAAAGCTGAAGCTGAAAAGCTCGGCTGGCAGCTGGTTTATACCGACGCTGCCGGTTCTGCTGCCAAACAGGTGGCTGACGTCAACAGCATGATCGCCCAGGGCGTGGATGCCATCTTCCTGTCTCCACGTGAAGAAAAGCCGCTGATTCCTGCTGTTATGGCAGCCAAAAAGGCCGGCATTCCGCTGTTCCTGATCGACCGCGGCGTTGATGCTACGCTGGCCAAGGCTGGTGAAGACTATGTGACCTTCATCGGTTCGGACTTCCTTCTCGAAGGCAAGACCGCTGGCGAAGCCCTGGTGAAGCTCACCGGCGGCAAGGGCACCATCATCGAACTCGAAGGCTCGACCGGTTCTTCGCCGGCCAACGACCGCAAGAAGGGTTTTGACGAAGTGATCGCCAAGAACCCGGGCATGAAGATCGTTGCCTCGCAGTCGGGTGACTTTGCCCGCGACAAAGGCCGCCAGGTTGCAGAAGCCCTGCTCCAGGCTCATCCCGAAGCCAACATTGTCTATGCTCACAATGACGAAATGGCCATTGGCGCCATTGCTGCCATTGAAGCTGCAGGCAAGGTTCCGGGCAAGGACATCACCGTCGTTTCGATCGACGGCGAAAAGGATGCCCTGCAGATGATCATCGACGGCAAAATGGCCTTCACGGTTGAATGCAATCCGAAGTTCGGCCCGGCTGCCTATGCCGCCGCGCAGAAGTATGCCGCTGGTGAAACCCTCCCCGCCAACATGACCAACACCGACCGCTTCTTCGACATTTCGAACGCAGCAGCGAGCATGGCAGACAGCTATTGA
- a CDS encoding sugar ABC transporter ATP-binding protein gives MDSTQNSGSKSLLSMQNINKAFAGIPALSAASLEVGHAEVHALIGQNGAGKSTMIKILTGYVSKDSGDITFDGASFEARSPQDAQRKGISTIYQEINLVPYRSITENICLGREKRRYGLLDWNAMHAEARALMARFNIDIDVHKPLMNFNTATQQMVAIARAIGFEAKLVIMDEPTSSLDEREVAVLFDVIRQLKAAGISVIFVSHKLDELYAVCDRVTIMRDGRTVKVSDMKSISKIELVASMLGRDIAQVSKHATAFGGRKGSIGDTMLSASHLAAGHKVQDVSLAVRRGEIVGLAGLLGAGRTETARLIFGADKAQKGELTLEGTGFNPSEPIEAIGRGIGFSSEDRKLEGIIPDMSVAENMTLALMPQLVKMGIVDVDRQRELVEKFIKRLGVKCSGPGQRIRELSGGNQQKVLLARWLAMNPKLLILDEPTRGIDVGAKAEIQTIVKELADQGLAVLMISSELEEVIEGSDRVFVLREGHNVAEFAGKDITEEAVMGAMAHGGEIAKELTP, from the coding sequence ATGGATTCAACACAGAATTCCGGAAGCAAGAGCCTGCTTTCGATGCAGAATATCAACAAGGCCTTCGCCGGCATACCGGCCTTGTCCGCCGCCTCGCTGGAGGTGGGGCATGCCGAAGTGCATGCCTTGATCGGCCAGAATGGTGCCGGCAAATCCACCATGATCAAGATCCTGACCGGTTATGTGTCGAAGGATTCTGGCGATATCACTTTTGACGGCGCGTCCTTCGAAGCACGCTCGCCACAGGATGCCCAGCGCAAGGGCATCAGCACGATTTACCAGGAGATCAACCTGGTTCCCTATCGTTCGATCACCGAGAATATCTGCCTGGGCCGCGAGAAGCGGCGCTATGGCCTGCTCGACTGGAACGCCATGCATGCCGAAGCGCGGGCCCTGATGGCGCGTTTCAACATCGACATTGATGTTCATAAGCCCTTGATGAATTTCAATACCGCCACCCAGCAGATGGTGGCCATTGCGCGGGCCATTGGCTTTGAGGCCAAGCTGGTCATCATGGACGAGCCGACATCTTCGCTGGATGAGCGCGAAGTGGCGGTGCTGTTTGATGTGATCCGGCAGCTGAAGGCTGCGGGCATTTCGGTGATCTTTGTCAGCCACAAGCTGGATGAACTTTATGCAGTGTGTGACCGCGTGACCATCATGCGTGACGGCCGCACCGTGAAAGTCTCTGACATGAAATCGATCAGCAAGATCGAACTTGTAGCCAGCATGCTCGGCCGCGACATTGCGCAGGTTTCGAAACACGCCACCGCCTTTGGCGGACGCAAGGGCTCCATCGGCGACACAATGCTGAGTGCCAGCCATCTGGCCGCGGGCCACAAGGTGCAGGATGTTTCGCTGGCGGTTCGGCGTGGTGAAATCGTCGGCCTTGCTGGTCTTTTAGGTGCAGGCCGCACTGAAACTGCACGGCTGATCTTTGGCGCTGACAAGGCACAGAAGGGCGAGCTGACTTTGGAAGGCACAGGCTTCAACCCGTCGGAGCCCATTGAAGCCATTGGCCGCGGCATTGGTTTTTCCTCGGAAGACCGTAAGCTGGAAGGCATCATCCCCGACATGTCGGTGGCAGAAAACATGACGCTAGCCCTCATGCCGCAGCTCGTCAAAATGGGCATCGTGGATGTGGACAGGCAGCGTGAGCTGGTGGAGAAATTCATCAAGCGGCTCGGGGTGAAATGTTCCGGCCCCGGCCAGCGCATCCGCGAACTTTCCGGCGGCAACCAGCAGAAGGTTCTGCTGGCCCGCTGGCTGGCGATGAATCCCAAGCTGCTCATCCTCGATGAGCCCACACGCGGCATCGATGTGGGTGCGAAGGCTGAAATTCAGACCATTGTGAAAGAATTGGCCGACCAAGGGTTGGCCGTGTTGATGATTTCCTCAGAACTTGAAGAAGTGATCGAAGGGTCTGACCGCGTTTTTGTGCTGCGCGAGGGCCATAACGTGGCAGAATTTGCCGGCAAGGACATCACTGAAGAAGCCGTCATGGGCGCCATGGCGCACGGCGGCGAGATCGCCAAAGAGTTGACGCCATGA
- a CDS encoding ABC transporter permease: protein MSQSALPQIEKDKGLNWIGLLTRNATLVALVALIAFNLVFTNHFISIQTLNVNLTQVATIVIVGVGMTLVIATGGIDLSVGSMMAISGAIAPLIFLGTWFKIPEIHLAVAVAMIVAVALAGAFGWFNGWLITRFKIQPIIATLVLFIAGRGIAQVSTNGNLQPFKLPQFQWIGLGRWFGVPVQVIIMVILVIVAAWVLKRSLFGRQILAIGGNERAARLAGIPVAAVKRWVYCISGLCSGIAGLVVIAINSSSDANLVGLGMELDAIAAVAVGGTLLNGGKASVTGTLLGALIIQLVRYTLLANGVNDDVAKLVKAALIVAAVWLQRYGRA, encoded by the coding sequence ATGAGCCAATCCGCCTTGCCCCAAATCGAAAAAGACAAAGGCCTGAATTGGATCGGCCTGCTGACCAGAAACGCAACACTGGTGGCCTTGGTGGCGCTGATTGCGTTCAACCTTGTCTTCACCAACCATTTCATTTCCATTCAGACTCTGAATGTGAATCTCACGCAGGTGGCTACGATTGTGATCGTTGGCGTCGGCATGACGCTGGTGATCGCTACGGGTGGCATCGACCTTTCGGTAGGCTCGATGATGGCCATTTCTGGTGCCATCGCCCCGCTGATTTTCCTCGGTACCTGGTTCAAGATTCCGGAAATCCATCTGGCGGTTGCGGTTGCGATGATTGTTGCCGTGGCGCTTGCGGGTGCGTTTGGCTGGTTCAATGGCTGGCTGATCACACGGTTCAAAATTCAACCGATTATTGCCACGCTGGTGCTTTTCATCGCCGGGCGCGGCATCGCACAGGTGTCCACCAATGGCAATTTGCAGCCCTTCAAGCTGCCGCAGTTCCAGTGGATCGGACTGGGCCGCTGGTTCGGCGTTCCGGTGCAAGTGATCATTATGGTGATCCTCGTCATTGTGGCGGCGTGGGTGCTGAAGCGGTCGCTGTTCGGGCGGCAAATCCTGGCTATTGGCGGCAATGAGCGCGCCGCGCGGCTGGCTGGCATTCCTGTCGCTGCGGTGAAGCGCTGGGTCTATTGCATCAGTGGGCTTTGCTCCGGCATTGCAGGCCTCGTCGTCATCGCGATCAATTCCTCCAGCGATGCCAATCTCGTGGGCCTGGGCATGGAGCTTGATGCCATCGCGGCGGTTGCCGTGGGCGGCACATTGCTCAACGGCGGCAAAGCCTCCGTGACCGGAACTTTGCTCGGTGCATTGATCATTCAACTTGTGCGCTACACCTTGCTGGCCAACGGCGTGAACGACGACGTGGCCAAGCTGGTCAAAGCGGCGCTGATCGTCGCGGCCGTCTGGCTGCAGCGCTATGGAAGGGCTTAA